One Opisthocomus hoazin isolate bOpiHoa1 chromosome 25, bOpiHoa1.hap1, whole genome shotgun sequence DNA window includes the following coding sequences:
- the RABIF gene encoding guanine nucleotide exchange factor MSS4, translating into MAAACAEMEPAAAPPPPSPPPPAAALGSAELVCAQGRNLKAVVCQRCGSRVLLPGAATFSRRELLLPAMRKKAAAAAAGGGGDVVREHWLVRDMFSFENVGFTRDVGNVKFLVCADCEAGPIGWHCLDDKDSFYVALERVAHE; encoded by the exons atggcggcggcctgCGCCGAGATGGAGCCGGCGGCTGCGCCTCCTCCTCCCTCGcctccgcctcccgccgccgcgctgggCTCGGCCGAGCTGGTGTGCGCGCAGGGCCGGAACCTGAAGGCGGTGGTGTGCCAGCGCTGCGGGTcccgggtgctgctgcccggCGCCGCCACCTTCTCCCGCCGTGAG ctcctcctgcccgccaTGAGGaagaaggcggcggcggcggcggcgggcggcggcggggacgtgGTGCGGGAGCACTGGCTGGTGCGGGACATGTTCTCCTTCGAGAACGTGGGCTTCACCCGCGACGTGGGCAACGTCAAGTTCCTGGTGTGCGCCGACTGCGAGGCGGGGCCCATCGGCTGGCACTGCCTCGACGACAAGGACAGCTTCTACGTGGCGCTGGAGCGCGTGGCCCACGAGTGA
- the LOC104327336 gene encoding tubulin alpha-1C chain, with protein MRECISVHVGQAGVQIGNACWELYCLEHGIQPNGTMPSDKTVGGGDDSFNTFFSETSAGKHVPRAVFVDLEPAVIDEVRNGTYKQLFHPEQLISGKEDAANNYARGHYTVGKEIIDLVLERIRKLSDQCTGLQGFLIFHSFGGGTGSGFTSLLMERLSVDYGKKSKLEFAIYPAPQVSTAVVEPYNSILTTHTTLEHSDCAFMVDNEAIYDICRRNLDIERPTYTNLNRLIGQIVSSITASLRFDGALNVDLTEFQTNLVPYPRIHFPLVTYSPIISAEKAYHEQLSVSEITNACFEPSNQMVKCDPRHGKYMACCMLYRGDVVPKDVNAAIAAIKTKRTIQFVDWCPTGFKVGINYQPPTVVPGGDLAKVQRAVCMLSNTTAIAEAWARLDHKFDLMYAKRAFVHWYVGEGMEEGEFSEAREDLAALEKDYEEVGTDSMDGEDEGEEY; from the exons Atg CGTGAGTGCATCTCAGTCCATGTTGGTCAAGCTGGTGTGCAGATCGGCAACGCATGCTGGGAGCTCTACTGCCTGGAGCATGGCATCCAGCCCAATGGGACCATGCCAAGTGATAAAACCGTCGGTGGAGGTGATGATTCCTTCAACACGTTCTTCAGTGAGACCAGTGCAGGAAAACATGTCCCTCGTGCTGTGTTTGTGGACCTTGAACCAGCAGTAATAG ATGAAGTTAGGAATGGGACATACAAGCAACTCTTCCATCCTGAACAGCTGATATCTGGTAAAGAAGATGCTGCAAATAACTATGCTCGAGGTCATTACACAGTTGGGAAAGAAATAATTGATCTTGTTCTGGAGCGTATCAGGAAACTG tctgATCAGTGCACTGGCTTGCAGGGTTTCCTGATTTTCCACAGCTTTGGGGGAGGCACTGGCTCAGGTTTTACTTCCCTGCTGATGGAGCGCCTGTCAGTTGACTATGGGAAAAAATCAAAATTGGAATTTGCCATCTACCCTGCACCACAGGTCTCGACAGCTGTTGTTGAGCCGTACAACTCCATCCTGACTACCCACACCACTCTGGAGCATTCCGACTGTGCCTTCATGGTTGACAATGAGGCCATCTATGACATTTGCCGTAGGAATCTGGACATTGAACGCCCGACCTACACCAATCTCAATCGCCTCATTGGTCAGATAGTCTCCTCCATTACTGCTTCCCTCAGATTCGATGGTGCCTTAAACGTggatcttactgaatttcaaacTAACTTGGTGCCTTATCCTCGTATCCACTTCCCATTGGTAACCTACTCCCCGATTATTTCAGCAGAGAAAGCCTATCATGAGCAACTCTCTGTGTCTGAGATAACGAATGCTTGCTTTGAGCCATCCAACCAGATGGTGAAGTGTGACCCTCGCCATGGCAAGTACATGGCCTGTTGTATGCTGTATCGTGGGGATGTTGTCCCCAAGGATGTCAACGCTGCTATTGCTGCTATCAAAACCAAGCGCACAATCCAGTTTGTGGACTGGTGCCCTACTGGTTTTAAG GTTGGCATCAATTACCAGCCACCAACGGTGGTTCCTGGTGGTGACCTAGCCAAAGTCCAGCGGGCAGTGTGCATGCTGAGTAACACTACAGCCATTGCTGAGGCGTGGGCTCGTCTAGACCACAAGTTTGATCTGATGTATGCCAAACGTGCCTTTGTTCACTGGTATGTTGgagaagggatggaggagggagagTTCTCAGAGGCTCGGGAAGATTTGGCTGCACTTGAGAAAGATTATGAAGAAGTGGGCACAGACTCGATGGATGGAGAAGATGAAGGTGAAGAATATTAA